A portion of the Thalassotalea sp. LPB0316 genome contains these proteins:
- a CDS encoding 2OG-Fe(II) oxygenase, with the protein MQHFIVEFKQALSAEFCQHLIEKFEQDDNKQQGRIGSGVDTTKKNSIDIHLSTLPDWQQEHQQINALVLQGLVQYVKAYPHIITGAISPSIKDAKTGQLTTLTPEMISQLDDNQLSSIIQSIFRLDDINMQKYPVQEGNFGHWHAEHYPHPSDPEQKSLHRTLLWLIYLNDVPQGGETDFLYQQASIKPTTGSLVLSPCGFTHTHRGRTPLSNDKYVLASWIMYKPASELYR; encoded by the coding sequence ATGCAGCATTTTATCGTTGAGTTTAAACAAGCACTTTCCGCTGAATTTTGTCAGCACCTCATTGAAAAATTTGAACAAGACGATAATAAACAACAAGGAAGAATTGGCTCAGGCGTAGATACTACCAAGAAAAACAGCATTGATATTCACCTCTCAACCTTGCCCGATTGGCAGCAAGAGCATCAACAGATCAACGCGCTCGTTTTACAAGGCTTGGTGCAGTATGTAAAAGCCTATCCTCATATCATCACAGGTGCGATAAGCCCAAGTATCAAAGATGCCAAAACCGGACAATTAACCACGTTAACACCTGAAATGATCAGCCAACTCGACGACAACCAGCTATCATCAATCATTCAAAGTATTTTTAGACTCGACGATATCAATATGCAAAAGTACCCCGTACAAGAAGGTAACTTTGGCCATTGGCACGCTGAGCACTACCCTCACCCAAGTGATCCGGAACAAAAAAGCTTACATCGAACACTCTTGTGGCTAATTTATTTAAACGACGTACCACAGGGCGGCGAGACAGATTTTTTATATCAGCAAGCGAGTATTAAACCAACAACGGGCAGCTTAGTACTCTCCCCATGTGGCTTCACCCACACCCATCGCGGCAGAACCCCTTTATCAAACGATAAATATGTACTGGCTTCTTGGATTATGTATAAGCCAGCAAGTGAGCTCTACCGATAA